From Cellulophaga lytica DSM 7489, a single genomic window includes:
- a CDS encoding NADPH-dependent FMN reductase: MSNILAFAGSNSSTSINYKLATFTASVLGDNAVTLLDMSKVNIPMYSEDAEKNDGFSTELKNVNSAIASADALVIAVNEHNSGLSSFFKNLIDWLSRLDRNFLEGKKVLLLSTSPGKRGAISAMEQAKGVLPRFGAEIVASFSLPSFYDNFKEDVFVASNLKTEYQAVVDQFLAKL, translated from the coding sequence ATGAGTAATATTTTAGCTTTTGCCGGAAGTAATAGTAGCACATCTATAAACTATAAATTAGCAACATTTACTGCTAGTGTTTTAGGTGATAACGCAGTTACGTTGTTAGATATGTCTAAGGTTAACATTCCTATGTATAGTGAAGATGCAGAAAAAAATGATGGTTTTTCTACAGAACTAAAAAATGTAAATAGCGCAATTGCAAGTGCAGATGCTTTAGTAATAGCAGTAAATGAGCACAATAGTGGGTTGTCTTCTTTTTTTAAAAATTTAATAGACTGGCTTTCTAGGCTAGATCGTAATTTTTTAGAAGGTAAAAAAGTACTTTTACTTTCAACCTCTCCTGGTAAAAGAGGCGCAATTAGTGCAATGGAACAAGCAAAAGGCGTATTGCCACGCTTTGGAGCAGAAATAGTTGCTAGCTTTTCGTTGCCTTCTTTTTATGATAATTTTAAAGAAGATGTTTTTGTAGCATCTAATTTAAAGACCGAATACCAGGCAGTTGTAGATCAATTTTTAGCTAAATTATAA
- a CDS encoding heparan-alpha-glucosaminide N-acetyltransferase domain-containing protein, whose translation MEKKTNRLYFIDAMRAWAILMMLQGHFIDGLLDFEYRDKTILPYAIWSYFRGMTAPVFFTVSGFIFTYLLVKGDKIGLKNPRVKKGIKRGLQLILIGYLLRMNLFSVLFAELYDSFYYVDVLHCIGFSILGIIALYLLTSKTKPIVFATILLSITLLLFLYEPSYDKLPHTYLPKAIANYITKLYGSVFTIIPWFGYATFGAFMAMLFTKFKNHKHLYLNAILICTTLGLFLIFGSSPLFAFICDVTGNNFLYAVYTNNYLFIRLGDVLIIFSLFMMLRSFLTNKVVLRIGQNTLAIYVIHFIILYGSFTGLGIYHYLKYSLHPATAIIGAILFMISCTYLALLYDTYEDKIKATLQKIKFGALKLFRLAKN comes from the coding sequence ATGGAGAAGAAAACCAATAGATTATACTTTATAGACGCTATGCGTGCTTGGGCTATTTTAATGATGTTACAAGGTCATTTTATAGACGGATTATTAGATTTTGAATACCGAGACAAAACCATTTTACCTTATGCTATTTGGAGCTATTTTAGAGGAATGACAGCTCCTGTTTTCTTTACTGTATCCGGTTTTATATTTACATATTTGCTGGTTAAAGGAGATAAAATTGGTTTAAAAAATCCGCGTGTTAAAAAAGGAATTAAACGTGGACTACAACTAATTTTAATAGGTTATTTACTTAGAATGAACCTGTTTAGCGTGCTTTTTGCAGAGCTGTACGACTCTTTTTATTATGTAGATGTATTGCATTGTATAGGCTTTTCTATTTTAGGTATTATAGCATTGTATTTGCTTACCAGTAAAACTAAACCAATTGTGTTTGCTACTATTTTACTTAGCATAACATTACTATTATTTTTATATGAACCTAGTTATGATAAACTACCACACACCTATTTACCTAAAGCCATAGCAAATTATATTACCAAACTATACGGTTCTGTATTTACCATTATTCCTTGGTTTGGGTATGCTACTTTTGGTGCGTTTATGGCTATGTTATTTACCAAATTCAAAAACCACAAGCATTTATACCTAAATGCTATACTTATTTGTACAACTTTAGGGTTGTTTTTAATTTTTGGATCATCACCATTGTTTGCATTTATTTGTGATGTTACAGGCAATAACTTTTTATATGCAGTATACACTAACAACTACTTATTTATTAGGCTTGGAGACGTGCTTATTATTTTTTCTTTATTTATGATGTTGCGCTCTTTTTTAACCAATAAAGTTGTTTTAAGGATAGGGCAAAACACCTTAGCCATTTACGTTATACATTTTATTATTTTATATGGTAGTTTTACTGGACTTGGAATTTACCACTACTTAAAATATTCTTTACACCCAGCAACAGCCATAATTGGAGCTATTTTATTTATGATTAGTTGTACTTATTTAGCTTTATTGTATGATACTTATGAAGATAAAATAAAAGCTACACTGCAGAAGATAAAGTTTGGAGCCTTAAAGCTATTTAGACTAGCTAAAAATTGA
- a CDS encoding CDGSH iron-sulfur domain-containing protein, producing the protein MSNEKKYSPIKVELEKDKNYGWCTCAHSSNQPFCDGSHKAHNATPSMRFSVEETKTYNMCTCKLTSNPPFCDGSHK; encoded by the coding sequence ATGAGCAACGAAAAAAAATACTCACCAATAAAGGTAGAATTAGAAAAAGATAAAAATTACGGCTGGTGTACTTGTGCACACAGTAGCAACCAACCATTTTGTGATGGTTCTCATAAAGCACATAACGCAACACCATCTATGCGTTTTTCTGTAGAAGAAACAAAAACGTACAATATGTGTACGTGTAAATTAACTAGTAATCCTCCTTTTTGTGACGGATCTCACAAGTAG
- the thiD gene encoding bifunctional hydroxymethylpyrimidine kinase/phosphomethylpyrimidine kinase → MKNTTTIYNAVLAIAGSDSGGCAGIQADIKSISANGGFATTAITAITAQNTLGVNAIYPIPTVEIKNQIAAVLTDINIGAIKIGMLQSTQIIKTVTDSLRAYNNIPVVLDPVMVASSGHNLLDNSALEALKLLLPMATLITPNIPEALVLLNIDTISPENMPEMAKKIGKTYKTSVLLKGGHLENCTSLMDVLYVYDTDSLHNFSKTQIDTKNTHGTGCTLSSAIATHIVLGCTLKDAVQKGITYTHQAIVAGKRKELGQGNGPVNHFYKLY, encoded by the coding sequence ATGAAAAACACTACAACCATTTACAATGCTGTATTGGCAATTGCTGGTAGCGACTCTGGCGGTTGTGCCGGTATACAAGCAGATATAAAAAGCATTAGCGCTAACGGCGGTTTTGCTACAACAGCAATAACAGCTATTACAGCACAAAATACACTTGGGGTAAACGCTATTTATCCAATACCAACAGTTGAAATTAAAAACCAAATAGCTGCAGTATTAACTGATATTAATATTGGAGCTATTAAAATAGGAATGTTACAATCTACCCAAATTATAAAAACTGTAACAGACTCCTTAAGGGCATATAACAATATACCAGTAGTTTTAGATCCTGTTATGGTAGCATCATCTGGTCATAATTTACTGGATAATTCTGCCTTGGAAGCCTTAAAATTACTTTTACCAATGGCTACATTAATAACACCTAATATACCAGAAGCTCTAGTTTTATTAAATATTGATACTATTTCTCCTGAAAATATGCCAGAAATGGCTAAAAAAATAGGAAAAACCTATAAAACATCTGTTTTACTTAAAGGCGGACATTTAGAAAACTGTACCTCTTTAATGGATGTTTTATATGTGTATGATACAGATAGCTTGCATAATTTTTCTAAAACACAAATAGATACAAAAAACACACACGGTACAGGTTGCACCTTATCTTCTGCCATAGCAACGCATATAGTTTTGGGCTGCACACTTAAAGATGCTGTACAAAAAGGAATAACATATACACACCAGGCTATTGTTGCTGGTAAACGAAAAGAACTTGGTCAAGGTAACGGACCAGTAAATCATTTTTACAAACTGTATTAA
- the lpdA gene encoding dihydrolipoyl dehydrogenase: protein MNSYDVAVIGSGPGGYVAAIRCAQLGMKTAIIEKYSTLGGTCLNVGCIPSKALLDSSHHYEDAVKHFEEHGIDIPGEIKINLEKMISRKQAVVDQTTGGVDFLMKKNNIDVYVGTGSFKDATHISIAGEETTEIEAKHTIIATGSKPSTLPFIKLDKERVITSTEALKLKEVPKHLIIIGGGVIGLELGQVYKRLGAEVSVVEYMDRIVPTMDKGVSKELNKVLKKQKFKMNLSHKVKSVERKGDEVIVKADNKKGEEVTFTGDYCLVAVGRHAYTDGLNAEAAGVKLTDRGLVDVNEHLQTNVSNIYAIGDVVKGAMLAHKAEEEGTFVAETIAGQKPHINYNLIPGVVYTWPEVAAVGKTEEELKEAGVEYKVGQFPMRALGRSRASMDLDGFVKVLADKNTDEILGVHMVGARAADMIAEAVVAMEYRASAEDVSRMSHAHPTFTEAIKEAALAATGDRALHV, encoded by the coding sequence TTTAAATGTAGGCTGTATTCCTTCTAAGGCGTTGTTAGACTCTTCTCATCATTATGAAGATGCCGTAAAGCATTTTGAAGAGCATGGAATTGATATTCCTGGCGAAATTAAAATCAATTTAGAGAAAATGATTTCTCGTAAGCAAGCCGTTGTAGACCAAACTACTGGTGGAGTTGATTTTTTAATGAAAAAAAATAATATTGATGTTTACGTAGGTACTGGTTCTTTTAAAGACGCTACACACATTTCTATAGCTGGTGAAGAAACTACAGAAATTGAAGCTAAACATACAATTATAGCAACTGGTAGTAAACCATCTACCTTGCCTTTTATTAAGTTAGATAAAGAGCGTGTTATAACTTCTACAGAAGCTTTAAAACTTAAAGAAGTGCCAAAACACCTTATTATTATTGGTGGTGGAGTTATTGGTTTGGAGTTAGGGCAAGTATACAAAAGATTAGGAGCAGAAGTATCTGTTGTTGAGTATATGGACCGTATTGTACCAACTATGGATAAAGGCGTGTCTAAAGAATTAAACAAAGTTTTAAAGAAACAGAAGTTTAAAATGAACTTGTCTCACAAGGTAAAATCTGTAGAGCGTAAAGGAGATGAAGTTATAGTTAAAGCAGATAATAAAAAAGGCGAAGAAGTTACTTTTACAGGAGATTACTGTTTGGTAGCTGTTGGTCGTCATGCATATACAGATGGTTTAAATGCAGAAGCTGCTGGTGTAAAGTTAACAGACAGAGGTTTGGTAGATGTTAATGAGCATTTACAAACTAATGTTTCTAATATTTATGCTATTGGTGATGTGGTTAAAGGTGCTATGTTAGCACATAAAGCAGAAGAAGAAGGTACATTTGTTGCAGAAACTATTGCGGGTCAAAAACCACATATTAATTACAACTTAATTCCTGGTGTAGTATACACTTGGCCAGAGGTTGCTGCTGTTGGTAAAACAGAAGAGGAATTAAAAGAAGCTGGTGTTGAGTATAAAGTTGGTCAGTTTCCTATGCGAGCTTTAGGTAGATCTAGAGCTAGTATGGATTTAGACGGATTTGTAAAAGTACTTGCAGATAAAAATACAGACGAAATTTTAGGTGTACATATGGTTGGTGCACGTGCTGCAGATATGATTGCTGAAGCTGTTGTTGCTATGGAGTACAGAGCTAGTGCAGAAGATGTATCTAGAATGTCTCATGCGCACCCAACATTTACAGAAGCTATTAAAGAGGCTGCTTTGGCGGCTACAGGAGATAGAGCTTTACACGTTTAA